The Oceanispirochaeta sp. genome includes a window with the following:
- a CDS encoding matrixin family metalloprotease, with the protein HQADRKGVIVIKRLMSAGMLILSLISLLILTGCIKSDIENTGLLAGTHLRQDNEVLFYLNREANDVTETAVRDTFRRWGEATHFNFIYAGRNRAGLRKDRKNTVSFLLNWPSDIPPGKVAYCMNWFDRKGNIIESDIILNMSLAKFTTLYTNTADSYYIEGVLAHEIGHLIGLGHIDSQGSLMKKLSPMSESYFLGRIDAETMRLYTSLYPEKTSKR; encoded by the coding sequence ATCATCAAGCTGACAGGAAAGGAGTCATTGTTATCAAGCGGTTGATGTCTGCAGGGATGCTTATTCTATCTCTTATTTCGCTTCTGATTCTTACCGGATGTATAAAATCCGATATCGAGAATACCGGGTTATTAGCGGGCACACATTTGCGGCAGGACAATGAAGTATTGTTCTATCTTAACCGTGAGGCCAATGATGTTACCGAGACGGCCGTCAGAGATACTTTTCGCCGATGGGGAGAGGCCACTCATTTTAATTTCATCTATGCGGGACGGAACAGAGCCGGATTAAGAAAGGACAGGAAGAATACCGTTTCATTTCTTCTCAACTGGCCCTCAGACATACCGCCGGGGAAAGTAGCCTACTGCATGAACTGGTTTGACAGAAAAGGGAATATTATAGAGTCAGATATCATCTTGAACATGAGTCTTGCAAAATTCACGACCCTCTATACTAATACCGCTGATTCATACTACATAGAGGGCGTCCTGGCACATGAGATTGGTCACCTGATAGGCCTTGGGCATATAGACTCACAGGGCAGCCTGATGAAAAAGCTTTCTCCAATGAGTGAGTCTTATTTTTTGGGCAGGATTGATGCTGAAACCATGAGGCTCTACACCAGCCTCTATCCGGAGAAAACGTCAAAGCGCTAA